A genomic segment from Pediococcus acidilactici encodes:
- a CDS encoding glycoside hydrolase family 43 protein: MISATDYVNPLIVQRADPYIYKHTDGYYYFIASVPAYNLIEIRRAKTLNGLAHAAPRTIWRKHPDGSGPMSQLIWAPELHYIDGKWFIYFAAAHTKEFDHNGMFQHRMYCLECDNPNPMRDESDWIERGQVKTPLDTFALDATVFKAHDRLYYVWAQKDPAIKGNSNIYIAEMENPWTLKSEPVMLTKPEYDWETKIFWVNEGPAILHRNGKYFLTYSASATDENYAMGMLTIDEDADLLDARNWAKSPTPVFQSNLAIQQYGPGHNSFTVAEDGKTDLLVYHCRNYTDIKGDPLYDPNRHTMVQPFGWTTDGRPDFGKPVPYNYE, translated from the coding sequence ATGATATCCGCAACTGATTACGTTAATCCGCTTATTGTACAACGGGCGGATCCCTATATTTATAAGCACACCGACGGTTATTACTATTTTATCGCTTCGGTTCCCGCTTATAACTTGATTGAAATTCGGCGCGCAAAAACCTTGAACGGACTAGCCCACGCGGCTCCCCGTACGATTTGGCGTAAACATCCCGATGGTAGCGGTCCGATGAGTCAGCTCATTTGGGCCCCCGAATTACATTACATCGATGGAAAATGGTTCATTTACTTTGCCGCTGCCCATACTAAAGAATTCGACCACAACGGCATGTTTCAACACCGGATGTATTGCTTAGAATGCGATAATCCTAACCCCATGCGTGACGAAAGTGATTGGATTGAACGCGGCCAAGTAAAAACGCCACTAGATACCTTCGCCCTCGACGCCACCGTTTTTAAGGCGCACGACCGTCTTTACTACGTTTGGGCGCAAAAGGATCCGGCCATCAAAGGAAATTCCAACATTTACATCGCTGAAATGGAAAATCCGTGGACCCTCAAGAGTGAACCAGTGATGTTAACCAAGCCTGAATACGATTGGGAAACTAAAATTTTCTGGGTTAACGAAGGTCCCGCGATCTTGCACCGTAACGGTAAGTATTTCTTAACCTACTCGGCAAGTGCTACTGACGAAAACTATGCCATGGGAATGCTAACTATCGACGAAGACGCCGATTTATTAGACGCCCGTAATTGGGCTAAGTCGCCTACTCCAGTTTTCCAAAGCAATTTGGCCATTCAACAATACGGTCCGGGACACAATTCCTTCACCGTGGCCGAAGACGGTAAAACTGATTTATTAGTTTACCATTGCCGTAACTATACCGACATCAAGGGCGATCCGCTTTATGATCCCAACCGTCACACCATGGTTCAACCATTTGGCTGGACGACGGACGGTCGCCCTGATTTTGGCAAACCCGTACCTTATAACTATGAATAG
- a CDS encoding metalloregulator ArsR/SmtB family transcription factor, producing the protein MQLDISDASLKVYEALASSVRLQIIRLLSDQPMSVQELAEALNLSSPIVTKHLNKLAEAEIIHSKRQGHQKVSSLRVDTIDIKFPRQIYPTFSVHKTGIPIGHYTEFSVKPSCGLAGPDGYIGNVDNPKYFMLPERMNAGMIWFNDGYVEYQTPNFINIDEHLEMLDLSMELGSEFPFSNNTWPSDITFSINGKEIGTWRSPGDFSDVRGKYTPDWVPDNVNQYGILKTLRITDHGTYLDGQPFTEVCLADLPVNKDVWTIRFEIKPDAKKSGGCTIFGEGFGNYDQNIELSAFYS; encoded by the coding sequence ATGCAATTAGATATCTCGGATGCATCGTTAAAAGTTTATGAGGCGTTGGCAAGTTCGGTACGACTTCAAATTATTCGTTTGCTGTCGGATCAACCGATGAGTGTTCAAGAATTAGCCGAAGCGTTAAATTTGAGTAGCCCAATCGTCACTAAGCACTTGAATAAACTGGCGGAAGCAGAAATTATTCATAGTAAACGGCAGGGGCACCAAAAGGTTTCTTCCTTGCGAGTGGATACGATTGATATTAAGTTTCCACGGCAAATTTATCCGACGTTTAGCGTCCACAAAACTGGAATTCCGATTGGACACTACACTGAATTTAGCGTAAAACCATCTTGCGGATTAGCGGGACCAGACGGGTACATTGGTAACGTCGATAACCCTAAGTACTTTATGTTACCCGAGCGGATGAACGCCGGAATGATTTGGTTTAACGACGGTTACGTGGAATACCAGACTCCCAACTTTATCAATATTGATGAACACTTGGAAATGCTTGATTTATCTATGGAACTGGGATCGGAATTTCCGTTTTCCAACAATACTTGGCCATCAGATATCACCTTTTCTATTAATGGCAAGGAAATCGGAACGTGGCGTTCACCAGGAGATTTCTCTGACGTTCGCGGGAAATACACTCCGGACTGGGTTCCAGATAACGTGAACCAATACGGAATTTTAAAAACGCTCCGAATTACCGACCACGGTACTTATCTAGATGGGCAACCGTTCACGGAAGTTTGCTTAGCGGATTTGCCCGTTAATAAAGACGTCTGGACGATTCGTTTTGAAATTAAGCCCGATGCCAAAAAGTCGGGCGGTTGTACTATTTTTGGTGAAGGTTTTGGTAATTACGACCAAAATATCGAGTTATCCGCTTTTTATAGTTAA
- a CDS encoding patatin family protein gives MEKAALILEGGALRSFFTSAVLDYFIDQEMEFEYIHGVSAGTMCAMNYISKQKGRSKDVNLHFLHDKRYIGFNNLVRNGGIFNLDFLFSPECYAYSPFDYMAYKDSKQIFEITATNLLTGKADVFRKTDTEGQEEAIKASASMPLLSSIRVVNHQPYLDGGIADSIPFKRAQELGYEKLVIVLTRDITYRKAENSRAMNRLVRMKYRDFPQFVSAFESRPRRYNESLEEIERLEREGKAFVIRPQQPVTVSRVERDNNKLMDLYHQGTAVIESQMADLRAFLKN, from the coding sequence TTGGAAAAAGCAGCTTTAATTTTAGAAGGCGGCGCACTGCGGTCATTTTTCACCAGTGCGGTGTTAGATTATTTCATTGATCAAGAAATGGAATTCGAATACATTCACGGCGTTTCAGCTGGCACGATGTGTGCAATGAATTATATTTCTAAGCAAAAGGGACGTTCTAAGGATGTTAATTTACATTTCTTGCACGACAAACGCTACATTGGTTTTAATAATTTAGTCCGTAACGGTGGAATTTTCAACCTGGACTTCCTATTTTCTCCAGAATGCTACGCATATAGTCCGTTTGATTACATGGCCTACAAAGATAGCAAGCAAATTTTTGAAATCACCGCCACCAATTTATTGACTGGTAAGGCCGACGTTTTCCGAAAAACTGACACTGAAGGCCAGGAAGAAGCCATTAAAGCTTCCGCTAGCATGCCGCTACTCTCCAGCATCCGGGTCGTTAACCACCAGCCATACCTAGATGGTGGAATTGCAGATTCAATTCCCTTCAAACGTGCCCAAGAACTCGGTTACGAGAAATTAGTCATCGTTTTAACGCGCGACATCACCTACCGAAAAGCTGAAAACAGTCGAGCAATGAACCGGCTAGTACGGATGAAATACCGGGACTTTCCACAATTTGTATCCGCTTTTGAAAGTCGGCCCCGGCGTTACAACGAAAGCCTTGAAGAAATTGAACGTTTGGAACGGGAAGGAAAAGCCTTTGTAATTCGGCCCCAACAACCAGTGACCGTTTCTCGAGTAGAACGCGACAATAATAAGCTCATGGATCTATATCATCAAGGGACGGCAGTAATCGAAAGCCAAATGGCTGACTTACGGGCGTTCTTAAAAAATTAA
- a CDS encoding glycosyltransferase family 8 protein has protein sequence MNLKKINILLAADRNYADQLCITIKTALETLNSATRAHFIVLTNNLGDQTRALLDKLMHNFHTIEYLNLDDERFDFCPTNQHINKTAYFRIIAPKLLASRQIDRLIYLDVDVLIRKDLTELAESNLNGNTVGAVIDTGQAFALHRLGVDPVVAASNLYFNSGIMVIDVARWNAHRITEKTLAFIRNHADRIIFHDQDALNAVLAGEVQFLHPKWNLQNSIIFRKHRPINQGYAELIDEAIKEPSIVHFTTHEKPWKDLTVHPYLDEYHEELGELEMHRGVINVISAANSAFIQPLATSYISILENDPEHQYNFFLLPDHLTDRDMMLLGSIIARYDNATIKIVEVNEELLANAVESDRIVKTAYYRILAPALLPSINRAIYLDCDIIANTSLHELWQTNLEGNVIAAVEDAGFHDRLEKMGITKENEKYFNSGMMLIDLVRWRAKSTTQKVLDYINQNPEKLRFHDQDALNANLYNDWLHLHPQWNAQSNIVMETIFPPRTELLEPYAETREDPKLIHFCGHVKPWHEDCEHPYAEVYLKYHEMVSNQGVKVRG, from the coding sequence ATGAATTTGAAAAAAATTAATATCTTATTGGCAGCGGACCGTAATTACGCTGACCAACTATGCATTACCATTAAAACTGCTTTAGAAACCTTAAATTCAGCAACCCGGGCCCATTTCATTGTTTTAACCAACAACCTTGGTGACCAAACCCGGGCACTGTTAGACAAATTGATGCATAATTTTCATACCATTGAGTATTTAAATCTTGACGACGAACGTTTTGATTTTTGCCCAACGAACCAACACATCAATAAAACCGCATATTTTCGAATCATCGCCCCTAAGCTACTAGCTTCGCGGCAGATTGATCGATTAATTTACTTAGACGTTGACGTTTTGATCCGGAAGGACTTAACCGAACTTGCCGAAAGTAATTTAAATGGAAATACCGTGGGTGCGGTTATTGATACGGGACAGGCTTTTGCATTGCATCGCCTAGGTGTCGATCCCGTGGTTGCCGCAAGTAATCTATATTTCAATTCCGGAATCATGGTGATCGATGTTGCCCGGTGGAACGCCCATCGAATCACAGAAAAAACTTTGGCTTTTATTAGAAATCATGCCGACCGAATTATTTTCCACGACCAAGACGCGCTTAACGCCGTGTTAGCTGGTGAAGTTCAATTTCTTCATCCAAAATGGAATTTACAAAACTCGATTATTTTCAGAAAACATCGGCCAATCAACCAGGGCTACGCTGAACTAATCGACGAAGCCATTAAGGAACCTAGCATTGTTCATTTCACTACTCATGAAAAACCGTGGAAGGACCTCACCGTCCATCCTTATTTAGATGAGTATCACGAAGAACTTGGTGAATTGGAAATGCATCGTGGAGTGATTAACGTTATCTCAGCGGCAAACTCGGCCTTTATTCAACCGCTTGCCACCTCTTATATTTCGATTTTAGAAAATGATCCGGAACACCAATACAATTTCTTCTTGTTACCCGATCACCTGACTGATCGCGACATGATGTTATTGGGAAGCATCATTGCCCGGTATGACAACGCGACGATTAAAATTGTGGAAGTTAACGAAGAATTGTTAGCTAACGCAGTAGAAAGTGACCGGATTGTTAAAACGGCTTACTACCGCATCTTAGCTCCGGCACTGTTGCCATCCATCAACCGGGCAATCTACCTCGACTGCGACATCATTGCCAACACAAGTTTGCATGAATTATGGCAAACCAACTTAGAGGGCAACGTAATTGCTGCCGTAGAGGATGCTGGATTCCACGACCGGTTGGAAAAAATGGGAATCACTAAGGAAAATGAAAAGTACTTTAATTCGGGAATGATGTTAATTGACCTCGTCCGTTGGCGGGCGAAGTCAACCACCCAAAAAGTGTTAGATTACATCAACCAAAACCCCGAAAAATTACGTTTCCACGATCAGGACGCGTTGAACGCCAACCTTTACAACGATTGGCTACACTTGCATCCCCAATGGAACGCCCAGTCCAACATTGTAATGGAAACCATTTTTCCACCGCGGACCGAATTGTTGGAACCTTACGCAGAAACACGTGAAGATCCTAAGTTAATTCATTTCTGTGGACACGTAAAGCCTTGGCACGAGGATTGTGAACATCCTTACGCCGAGGTGTACCTGAAGTATCACGAAATGGTTAGCAACCAAGGTGTGAAGGTTCGCGGATAA
- a CDS encoding L-lactate dehydrogenase produces MTRKIGIIGMGHVGQAVAQQIITNGYTDDLVLIDQNEAKVGADALDFEDAMANLTYHTNIVVNDYAALKDADIIISALGKISLSDNPNVDRFAELPHNRQQVRKVAEKIKETGFDGIIIAITNPVDVITSLYQEVTGLPKEHVIGTGTLLDSARMQRAVAKGLNIDPRSVSGYNLGEHGNSQFTAWSTVRVFDRPIKEIAGDRGLDLHEINEEARIGAGDVMKGKHYTNYGVAAAAVRLANVVLNDAREVLPVSNFREEYGTYLSYPAVIGRNGIVEQLQLQLTDEELYKLRKSAHFIMQKIAEAD; encoded by the coding sequence GTGACAAGAAAAATTGGAATTATCGGAATGGGACACGTCGGTCAAGCCGTCGCCCAACAAATAATCACTAACGGATACACAGATGATTTAGTATTGATTGACCAAAACGAAGCCAAAGTCGGTGCAGACGCTTTAGATTTTGAAGACGCCATGGCCAACCTGACTTACCATACCAATATTGTCGTTAATGACTACGCCGCATTAAAGGATGCGGATATTATCATTTCAGCTCTTGGCAAAATTTCACTCAGCGACAACCCGAACGTTGACCGTTTTGCGGAATTACCACATAACCGGCAACAAGTTCGCAAAGTTGCGGAAAAGATTAAGGAAACTGGTTTTGACGGAATTATTATCGCCATCACTAACCCAGTAGACGTAATTACCTCGCTATACCAAGAAGTTACTGGTTTACCAAAGGAACACGTAATTGGGACTGGTACGTTGCTAGACTCAGCTCGGATGCAGCGGGCGGTTGCTAAAGGACTCAACATCGATCCTCGCTCCGTATCCGGATATAACCTTGGAGAACACGGCAACTCCCAATTCACCGCATGGTCAACGGTTCGTGTTTTCGACCGGCCCATCAAAGAAATTGCTGGCGATCGCGGTTTAGACTTACATGAAATTAACGAAGAAGCTCGAATTGGTGCTGGTGATGTAATGAAGGGTAAACATTACACAAATTACGGCGTGGCGGCTGCAGCAGTGCGGTTGGCTAACGTGGTCTTAAACGATGCACGCGAAGTTTTACCTGTGTCTAACTTCCGCGAAGAATACGGCACTTACCTATCTTACCCAGCCGTGATTGGTCGTAACGGGATTGTTGAACAGCTGCAATTGCAATTGACCGATGAAGAACTTTACAAGTTACGCAAATCTGCACACTTTATTATGCAAAAGATTGCCGAAGCGGATTAA